One stretch of Streptomyces sp. MMBL 11-1 DNA includes these proteins:
- a CDS encoding PucR family transcriptional regulator, translated as MESHSGITVQRALELPGLRAGLPEVVAGADRLNRTVRWVHAGEVPNIASLLKGGELLLTTGLGLGARPAEQRAFVRRLADRSIAALVVELGPRFGRLPASIVDAARAAGLPLVQLHREVPFVAVTEEVHTEIVNGHYALLQQAEEVHRRATRALLDGGGVPQVLGILADFTANPVFLETPDGRLLYAASTGTGPVGADPLQVWEGMRGDRAARESPPAGAVLVDVDGGGPETGAVRARLVLLAVAGPLAAVHRMAVERAAGLLAVVLMQARQEEELAARGRGDFLTDLAEGRIAPEDAPAQARVLGFRPGGTSLLPVVMRLAPELSPSGNWAVLARAVLEELASVGVPVLLGVRPVEGRVPLLIGLRSEGERTAVADRLAVALRAGVERAGLDRAGSRPPVVVVGVAGGWAAAGAGLRHASETATAAQGLDDRPWYDARRLDIDLLLWRLRDHPDLAAFVNRAIGPLREHDRTSRPPLLPTLQAYLEHAGRKAETARELHLNRQTLYNRLARIGELLGTDLDDPQTVLALSLALRARRHTS; from the coding sequence GTGGAGAGCCACAGCGGAATCACCGTGCAGCGGGCGCTGGAGCTGCCCGGGCTGCGCGCCGGACTCCCCGAAGTGGTGGCCGGCGCCGACCGGCTGAACCGTACGGTGCGCTGGGTGCACGCGGGCGAGGTCCCGAACATCGCCTCCCTCCTCAAGGGCGGTGAGCTGCTCCTGACGACCGGCCTGGGCCTGGGCGCCCGCCCCGCCGAACAGCGCGCCTTCGTCCGCCGTCTCGCCGACCGGTCCATCGCCGCCCTGGTGGTGGAGCTGGGCCCGCGCTTCGGCCGGCTGCCCGCCTCCATCGTGGACGCCGCCCGCGCGGCCGGTCTTCCGCTGGTCCAGCTGCACCGCGAGGTGCCGTTCGTCGCGGTGACCGAGGAGGTGCACACCGAGATCGTCAACGGGCACTACGCGCTGCTCCAGCAGGCGGAGGAGGTGCACCGGCGCGCCACCCGGGCGCTGCTCGACGGGGGCGGGGTGCCCCAGGTCCTCGGGATCCTCGCCGACTTCACCGCCAACCCGGTCTTCCTGGAGACGCCCGACGGCCGGCTCCTGTACGCGGCGTCCACCGGGACCGGCCCGGTGGGCGCGGACCCGCTCCAGGTCTGGGAGGGCATGCGCGGCGACCGGGCGGCCAGGGAGAGCCCGCCGGCCGGTGCGGTGCTGGTGGACGTGGACGGCGGCGGGCCCGAGACCGGTGCGGTACGGGCCCGGCTGGTGCTGCTCGCGGTGGCCGGGCCGCTGGCGGCCGTGCACCGGATGGCGGTGGAGCGCGCGGCGGGGCTGCTCGCCGTCGTGCTGATGCAGGCCCGGCAGGAGGAGGAGCTGGCGGCCCGGGGCCGGGGCGACTTCCTCACCGACCTCGCGGAGGGCCGGATCGCCCCGGAGGACGCCCCCGCCCAGGCCCGGGTGCTCGGCTTCCGGCCCGGCGGCACTTCGCTGCTCCCGGTGGTGATGCGGCTGGCCCCCGAGCTGTCCCCGTCGGGCAACTGGGCGGTGCTGGCCCGTGCGGTCCTGGAGGAGCTGGCCTCGGTCGGGGTACCGGTGCTGCTCGGTGTACGGCCCGTGGAGGGGCGGGTTCCGCTGCTGATCGGGCTGCGCTCGGAGGGCGAGCGCACCGCGGTCGCGGACCGGCTGGCGGTGGCGCTGCGGGCAGGGGTGGAGCGGGCGGGCCTCGACCGCGCCGGATCGCGGCCGCCGGTGGTCGTGGTGGGCGTCGCGGGCGGCTGGGCCGCCGCGGGCGCGGGGCTGCGGCACGCGTCGGAGACGGCGACGGCCGCGCAGGGCCTGGACGACCGGCCCTGGTACGACGCCCGGCGCCTCGACATCGACCTGCTGCTGTGGCGGCTGCGGGACCATCCGGACCTGGCGGCGTTCGTGAACCGGGCGATCGGTCCGCTGCGCGAGCACGACCGCACCTCGCGCCCGCCGCTGCTCCCGACGCTCCAGGCGTATCTGGAGCACGCGGGCCGCAAGGCGGAGACCGCCCGTGAGCTGCACCTCAACCGTCAGACGCTCTACAACCGCCTCGCCCGGATCGGCGAACTGCTGGGCACGGACCTGGACGACCCGCAGACGGTGCTGGCGCTGAGCCTGGCGCTGCGGGCCCGCCGTCACACGTCCTGA
- a CDS encoding glycosyltransferase family 4 protein, whose product MSQLHTVHVLGGGSAGSSAHVGSLTAGLVARGVRVTVCAPSAVDRAHDFTATGARFLPVPRRSDPAAVAALRAACAGADVVHAHGLHAAARTALALSGRAVPLVMTWHTRRYAEGARRQILHLLERRAARAAAVVLAPSSDLVDRARARGARDARLAPVTVPLPRPAGAGDADKMRAELGAVGRPLLMAVGSLVPHHGFGFLLDAARVWRRLDPAPLVVIAGEGRDRDALQRRITDEELPVVLIGCRGGVGELLAAADLAVLPSRWEGRPPLAQEALRAGVPLVATAVGGVPELVGEAAALVPYGNAEALAGTVVRLLGNPVERARLAEAGRAQAKGWPTEDDTIAHVLSVYDELAQPLATGRGR is encoded by the coding sequence GTGTCACAACTGCATACGGTCCACGTCCTGGGCGGCGGGAGTGCGGGCAGTAGCGCGCACGTCGGTTCGCTGACCGCAGGGCTGGTGGCGCGCGGGGTGCGGGTGACCGTCTGCGCCCCTTCCGCGGTGGACCGCGCCCACGACTTCACGGCGACCGGGGCCCGGTTCCTGCCGGTGCCCCGGCGCAGCGATCCGGCCGCCGTCGCCGCGCTGCGGGCCGCCTGCGCGGGTGCGGACGTCGTCCACGCCCATGGGCTCCACGCGGCCGCCCGTACGGCCCTCGCGCTGAGCGGCCGCGCCGTGCCCCTGGTGATGACCTGGCACACGCGGCGGTACGCGGAAGGCGCCCGCCGTCAGATCCTGCACCTGCTGGAAAGGCGCGCCGCACGGGCGGCGGCCGTGGTCCTCGCCCCCTCGTCCGATCTGGTGGACCGGGCCCGCGCGCGGGGCGCCCGCGACGCCCGGCTCGCCCCCGTCACCGTCCCGCTCCCGCGCCCGGCCGGTGCCGGCGACGCGGACAAGATGCGGGCCGAACTGGGCGCGGTGGGGCGGCCGTTGCTGATGGCCGTCGGCAGCCTCGTACCGCATCACGGCTTCGGCTTCCTGCTGGACGCGGCCCGCGTCTGGCGGCGTCTGGACCCCGCGCCGCTGGTCGTCATCGCGGGCGAGGGGCGCGACCGGGACGCTCTGCAACGGCGGATCACGGACGAGGAGTTGCCTGTGGTCCTCATCGGATGCCGCGGCGGCGTGGGGGAGTTGCTCGCCGCCGCCGATCTGGCCGTGCTGCCGAGCCGGTGGGAGGGCCGCCCCCCGCTGGCGCAGGAGGCGCTGCGCGCAGGGGTGCCGCTCGTCGCCACCGCGGTCGGCGGCGTCCCCGAACTGGTCGGCGAGGCCGCCGCACTGGTGCCCTACGGCAACGCCGAGGCCCTCGCCGGCACGGTCGTGAGGCTGCTCGGGAACCCGGTGGAGCGCGCCCGGCTGGCCGAGGCCGGTCGGGCGCAGGCGAAGGGCTGGCCCACCGAGGATGACACGATCGCCCATGTGCTCAGCGTCTACGACGAGTTGGCGCAGCCGCTGGCGACGGGACGGGGGCGCTGA
- the recN gene encoding DNA repair protein RecN produces MSVLEEMRIRSLGVIDDAVVELSPGFTAVTGETGAGKTMVVTSLGLLLGGRADPALVRVGAKAAVVEGRITVSEGDAAALRAEEAGAELDDGALLISRTVSAEGRSRAHLGGRSVPVGVLTELADELVAVHGQTDQQGLLKPARQRGALDRYAGDGVAVPHAAYTEAYRRLRTVAATLEELTTRARERAQEADLLRFGLNEVAAVEPLPGEDVELAAEAERLGHAEALASAASLAHTALAGNPEDPESVDATTVVAAAGQALDGVRAHDPALAALADRIGEIAILIADVSGELAGYADQLEADPLRLAAVEERRAALTALTRKYGTDITAVLAWAQEGADRLTELEGDDERIGELTAERDGLRAELSVLGQALTDARTEAAARFAEAVTDELASLAMPHARVSFAIRQTEAPDEASGIDIGGRSVLYGPSGADEVELLLAPHPGAQPRPIAKGASGGELSRVMLAVEVVFAGSDPVPTYLFDEVDAGVGGKAAVEVGRRLAKLARSAQVVVVTHLPQVAAFADRQLLVEKTVDGSVTRSGVTVLEGEDRVRELSRMLAGQEDSETARAHAEELLATARAE; encoded by the coding sequence ATGTCCGTGTTGGAGGAGATGCGGATACGGTCGCTCGGAGTCATCGACGACGCGGTGGTGGAGCTGTCACCCGGTTTCACCGCGGTCACGGGTGAGACCGGCGCGGGCAAGACCATGGTCGTCACGAGCCTCGGGTTGCTGCTCGGCGGGCGCGCGGACCCCGCTCTCGTACGGGTCGGGGCCAAGGCCGCGGTCGTCGAGGGCAGGATCACGGTGTCCGAGGGCGACGCGGCGGCGCTGCGGGCCGAGGAGGCCGGGGCGGAACTCGACGACGGCGCGCTGCTCATCAGCCGTACGGTTTCGGCGGAAGGGCGCTCACGGGCCCATCTCGGCGGCAGATCCGTGCCGGTGGGGGTGCTGACCGAGCTGGCGGACGAACTCGTCGCCGTGCACGGCCAGACCGACCAGCAGGGTCTGCTCAAGCCCGCCCGGCAGCGGGGGGCGCTCGACCGGTACGCCGGGGACGGTGTGGCGGTCCCGCACGCCGCGTACACGGAGGCCTACCGGCGGCTGCGGACCGTCGCCGCGACCTTGGAGGAGCTGACCACCCGGGCCCGGGAGCGGGCCCAGGAGGCGGATCTGCTGCGCTTCGGCCTGAACGAGGTCGCCGCCGTCGAGCCGTTGCCGGGCGAGGACGTCGAGCTGGCCGCCGAGGCGGAGCGGCTCGGGCACGCCGAGGCCCTCGCCTCCGCGGCCTCCCTCGCGCACACCGCGCTGGCGGGGAACCCGGAGGATCCGGAGAGCGTCGACGCCACCACCGTGGTCGCCGCCGCCGGGCAGGCCCTGGACGGGGTCCGGGCCCACGATCCGGCGCTGGCCGCGCTGGCCGACCGGATCGGGGAGATCGCCATCCTGATCGCCGACGTCTCCGGCGAGCTGGCCGGGTATGCCGACCAGCTGGAGGCCGACCCGCTGCGGCTGGCCGCCGTGGAGGAGCGCCGGGCCGCGCTGACCGCCCTGACCCGGAAGTACGGCACGGACATCACGGCCGTGCTCGCCTGGGCCCAGGAGGGCGCCGACCGGCTCACCGAACTGGAGGGCGACGACGAGCGCATCGGCGAACTGACCGCGGAGCGCGACGGGCTGCGGGCCGAACTCTCCGTGCTCGGGCAGGCGTTGACCGATGCGCGGACGGAGGCGGCCGCCCGGTTCGCCGAGGCGGTGACGGACGAGCTGGCCTCGCTCGCCATGCCGCACGCCCGGGTCTCGTTCGCCATCCGGCAGACCGAGGCGCCGGACGAGGCGTCCGGCATCGACATCGGCGGGCGCAGCGTCCTCTACGGACCCTCCGGCGCGGACGAGGTCGAGCTGCTGCTCGCCCCGCACCCGGGCGCCCAGCCCCGGCCGATCGCCAAGGGCGCTTCGGGCGGTGAGCTGTCCCGGGTGATGCTGGCGGTCGAGGTCGTCTTCGCGGGTTCGGACCCCGTACCGACGTATCTCTTCGACGAGGTGGACGCGGGTGTCGGTGGCAAGGCGGCGGTCGAGGTCGGCCGGCGTCTCGCCAAGCTCGCCCGGTCCGCGCAGGTGGTGGTCGTGACCCATCTGCCGCAGGTGGCGGCCTTCGCCGACCGGCAGCTGCTGGTCGAGAAGACCGTGGACGGCTCGGTGACCCGCAGCGGTGTCACCGTCCTGGAGGGCGAGGACCGGGTCCGGGAGCTGTCCCGGATGCTGGCGGGGCAGGAGGACTCCGAGACCGCCCGCGCCCACGCCGAGGAGCTGCTGGCCACGGCGCGCGCCGAATAG
- a CDS encoding NAD kinase, with amino-acid sequence MTTNAARTVFLLAHTGRPAAIRSAELVVQGLLRNGLGVRVSAAEAADLPLPDTVETVTDTSPSAVDGCELLIVLGGDGTLLRGAEFSRASGVPMLGVNLGRVGFLAEAERDDLDKVVSRVVTRDYEVEERMTIDVVVRSNGDVVHTDWALNEAAVQKVSPERMLEVVLEIDGRPVTGFGCDGIVCATPTGSTAYAFSAGGPVVWPEVEALLMVPISAHALFAKPLVTSPTSVLAVEVQPHTPHGVLWCDGRRTVELPAGARVEVRRGAVPVRLARLHQASFTDRLVAKFALPVSGWRGAPH; translated from the coding sequence TTGACGACGAATGCGGCACGAACAGTCTTCCTTTTGGCGCACACCGGCCGGCCGGCCGCGATCCGCAGCGCGGAGCTTGTGGTGCAGGGGCTGCTGCGCAACGGGCTCGGTGTACGGGTCTCGGCGGCCGAGGCGGCCGATCTGCCGCTGCCGGACACCGTGGAGACGGTCACCGACACCAGCCCCTCCGCCGTGGACGGCTGCGAACTGCTGATCGTCCTCGGCGGTGACGGCACCCTTTTGCGCGGCGCGGAGTTCTCCCGCGCCTCCGGGGTGCCGATGCTCGGCGTCAACCTCGGACGCGTCGGCTTCCTCGCCGAGGCCGAGCGCGACGACCTCGACAAGGTGGTCTCCCGGGTCGTCACCCGCGACTACGAGGTCGAGGAGCGGATGACGATCGATGTCGTCGTGCGCAGCAACGGCGATGTCGTGCACACCGACTGGGCGCTCAACGAGGCGGCCGTGCAGAAGGTGTCGCCCGAGCGGATGCTCGAAGTGGTCCTGGAGATCGACGGCCGGCCGGTCACCGGGTTCGGCTGCGACGGGATCGTCTGCGCGACCCCGACCGGATCGACCGCGTACGCCTTCTCGGCGGGCGGGCCCGTCGTCTGGCCCGAGGTCGAGGCGCTGCTGATGGTCCCGATCAGCGCCCACGCGCTGTTCGCCAAGCCGCTGGTGACCTCGCCCACGTCCGTGCTCGCGGTCGAGGTCCAGCCGCACACCCCGCACGGGGTGCTGTGGTGCGACGGGCGGCGGACCGTGGAGCTGCCCGCCGGGGCGCGGGTCGAGGTGCGGCGCGGTGCGGTGCCCGTACGGCTGGCGCGGCTGCACCAGGCCTCGTTCACCGACCGGCTGGTGGCGAAGTTCGCGCTGCCCGTCTCGGGCTGGCGGGGCGCGCCCCACTGA
- a CDS encoding TlyA family RNA methyltransferase, whose translation MAGVARRRLDAELVRRKLARSREHASQLIAAGRVTVGRTTATKPATQVETAAAIVVTKDDGDPDYVSRGGHKLAGALAAFVPLGLTVQGRRALDAGASTGGFTDVLLRAGARQVVAVDVGYGQLAWSLQSDERVVVKDRTNVRELTLEAIDGEAVDLVVGDLSFIPLGLVLPALARCAGPDADLVLMVKPQFEVGKERLGSGGVVRSPELRAEAVREVARRAWGLGLGVRGVTASPLPGPSGNVEYFLWLRAGAPELDPADVDRAVAEGPR comes from the coding sequence GTGGCAGGAGTGGCACGTCGCCGCCTCGACGCCGAGCTGGTACGCCGCAAGCTCGCCCGCTCGCGCGAGCACGCGAGCCAGCTGATCGCCGCGGGGCGCGTCACCGTAGGCCGCACCACCGCGACCAAACCCGCCACCCAGGTCGAGACGGCCGCCGCGATCGTCGTCACCAAGGACGACGGCGACCCGGACTACGTCTCGCGCGGCGGCCACAAGCTGGCCGGGGCGCTCGCCGCGTTCGTGCCGCTCGGCCTGACCGTTCAGGGGCGGCGGGCGCTGGACGCCGGGGCGTCGACCGGCGGCTTCACCGACGTGCTGCTGCGGGCCGGGGCCCGGCAGGTCGTCGCCGTCGACGTCGGCTACGGGCAGCTCGCGTGGTCGCTGCAGTCCGATGAACGGGTCGTCGTCAAGGACCGTACCAACGTGCGTGAGCTGACCTTGGAGGCCATCGACGGGGAGGCGGTGGACCTGGTGGTGGGTGATCTGTCCTTCATCCCGCTGGGCCTCGTACTGCCCGCCCTCGCCCGCTGCGCCGGGCCCGACGCGGACCTGGTCCTCATGGTCAAGCCGCAGTTCGAGGTGGGCAAGGAGCGGCTCGGCAGCGGCGGGGTGGTGCGGAGCCCGGAGCTGCGCGCCGAAGCCGTGCGCGAAGTGGCGCGCCGGGCCTGGGGGCTCGGCCTCGGCGTACGGGGGGTGACGGCCAGTCCGCTGCCCGGCCCGTCGGGGAACGTCGAGTACTTTCTGTGGCTGCGGGCCGGCGCACCTGAGCTGGATCCCGCGGATGTCGACCGTGCAGTGGCGGAGGGGCCTCGTTGA
- a CDS encoding SCP2 sterol-binding domain-containing protein, with product MATMAECRSALRRLSDNLAATEGDVRGAAALDRSLSCHIKDLDITFTGRLAGGRIQVRDTVEGPPRDKAEIRLAMTGDDLVALVDGDLNFAKAWGSGRVRLEAGFRDMLKLRSLL from the coding sequence ATGGCGACCATGGCTGAGTGCCGCAGCGCACTGAGAAGACTTTCCGACAACCTCGCGGCCACCGAGGGCGACGTGCGCGGCGCCGCTGCCCTCGACCGCTCGCTGAGCTGTCACATCAAGGACCTCGACATCACCTTCACCGGACGGCTGGCCGGAGGCCGGATCCAGGTGCGGGACACGGTCGAGGGGCCGCCCCGGGACAAGGCCGAGATCCGGCTCGCGATGACGGGCGACGACCTGGTGGCGCTGGTGGACGGCGACCTGAACTTCGCGAAGGCGTGGGGCTCGGGCCGTGTACGCCTGGAGGCGGGCTTCCGGGACATGCTGAAGCTGAGATCATTGCTGTAG
- a CDS encoding ABC transporter ATP-binding protein codes for MQRLTAESVTLGYDQRVITENLSVEIPDNSFTVIVGPNACGKSTLLRALARMLKPSRGQVLLDGQTIHQLPAKKVARTLGLLPQSSIAPDGITVADLVARGRYPHQGLLRQWSPEDERVVEASMESTGVAELADRYVDELSGGQRQRVWIAMALAQQTPLLLLDEPTTYLDIQHQIDVLDLCAELHETQDRTLVAVLHDLNHAARYATHLIAMRDGNVIAEGPPSEVVDAALVERVFGMRCQVIDDPETGTPLVVPAARKTRKAAAA; via the coding sequence ATGCAGCGCCTCACCGCGGAATCGGTGACCCTCGGCTACGACCAGCGGGTCATCACCGAGAACCTCTCGGTGGAGATTCCCGACAACTCCTTCACCGTGATCGTCGGCCCCAACGCCTGTGGCAAGTCGACCCTGCTGCGCGCTCTCGCCCGGATGCTGAAGCCGAGCCGGGGGCAGGTGCTGCTGGACGGGCAGACCATCCACCAGCTGCCCGCGAAGAAGGTCGCCCGGACGCTGGGGCTGCTGCCGCAGTCCTCCATAGCCCCCGACGGGATCACCGTGGCCGACCTCGTCGCCCGCGGCCGGTACCCCCACCAGGGGCTGCTGCGGCAGTGGTCGCCGGAGGACGAGCGGGTCGTCGAGGCGTCCATGGAGTCCACCGGCGTCGCCGAGCTGGCCGACCGCTATGTCGACGAACTCTCCGGCGGCCAGCGTCAACGGGTCTGGATCGCCATGGCGCTGGCCCAGCAGACGCCGCTGCTGCTGCTCGACGAGCCGACGACGTACCTCGACATCCAGCACCAGATCGATGTCCTCGACCTGTGCGCGGAGCTGCACGAGACGCAGGACCGCACGCTGGTCGCGGTGCTCCACGATCTGAACCACGCCGCGCGGTACGCCACGCATCTCATCGCGATGCGGGACGGGAACGTCATCGCGGAGGGACCGCCTTCGGAGGTGGTCGACGCGGCGCTGGTGGAGCGGGTGTTCGGGATGCGGTGCCAGGTGATCGACGACCCCGAGACCGGGACGCCGCTGGTCGTGCCGGCCGCCCGTAAGACGCGGAAGGCCGCCGCCGCGTAA
- a CDS encoding HAD-IIA family hydrolase yields the protein MSHQQDRHRPSGSSAALSEAYDTALLDLDGVVYAGGEAIGHAVESLAEARAGGMHLAYVTNNALRTPDAVAEHLTELGVPAEPSDVITSAQAVARLVADQLPPGARVLAIGGEGLRVALRERGLVPVESADDDPAAVAQGYGGPDMAWGRFAEASYAIRRGLPWFASNTDLTIPGARGIAPGNGAAVEVVRIATGAEPQVAGKPLPPMHRETVLRTGAKRPIVVGDRLDTDIEGAFNGGVDSLLVLTGVTDAAQLLAAPPQHRPTYVDRDLRGLLTGQPEVTPAGEAYRCGGWTAAARGGELVLEGEGHALDGLRALCAAAWTSAGPGVCGLETGKALAGLGL from the coding sequence ATGAGCCATCAGCAGGACAGGCACCGGCCGTCGGGGAGCAGCGCGGCGCTGAGCGAGGCGTACGACACGGCTCTCCTCGACCTCGACGGGGTCGTTTACGCGGGTGGGGAAGCCATCGGTCACGCCGTGGAATCGCTGGCCGAGGCGCGGGCCGGGGGCATGCACCTCGCGTACGTCACCAACAACGCGCTGCGGACGCCGGACGCGGTGGCGGAGCACCTGACGGAGCTCGGGGTGCCCGCCGAACCCTCCGACGTGATCACCTCCGCACAGGCCGTCGCCCGGCTGGTCGCCGATCAGCTGCCGCCCGGAGCACGGGTGCTGGCGATCGGCGGCGAGGGGCTGAGGGTCGCGTTGCGCGAGCGCGGGCTGGTGCCGGTGGAGTCGGCGGACGACGACCCGGCGGCGGTGGCGCAGGGATACGGCGGGCCGGACATGGCGTGGGGGCGGTTCGCCGAGGCGAGCTACGCGATCCGGCGCGGGCTGCCGTGGTTCGCGTCCAACACCGACCTGACCATCCCGGGTGCCCGGGGCATCGCGCCCGGCAACGGGGCCGCGGTCGAGGTCGTACGGATCGCCACCGGGGCCGAGCCGCAGGTGGCGGGGAAGCCGTTGCCCCCGATGCACCGCGAGACCGTGCTGCGGACCGGGGCGAAGCGGCCGATCGTCGTCGGGGACCGACTGGACACGGACATCGAGGGCGCGTTCAACGGGGGCGTGGACTCGCTGCTGGTGCTGACCGGGGTGACCGACGCGGCGCAGTTGCTGGCGGCTCCGCCGCAGCACCGGCCGACCTATGTGGACCGGGATCTGCGGGGGCTGCTGACCGGGCAGCCTGAAGTGACGCCGGCCGGTGAGGCGTACCGGTGCGGGGGCTGGACAGCTGCCGCGCGCGGGGGCGAGCTGGTGCTGGAGGGTGAGGGCCATGCGCTCGACGGGCTGCGGGCGCTCTGCGCGGCGGCCTGGACCTCCGCGGGTCCGGGTGTGTGCGGGCTGGAGACGGGGAAGGCCCTCGCCGGGCTCGGGCTCTGA